One Thermococcus alcaliphilus DNA window includes the following coding sequences:
- a CDS encoding YbaK/EbsC family protein, producing MNFKEIEEKAVRFRDERLWKKYHTPKNLAISLVVEVGELLEHFQWETDEEILQSTKDPKKKEKIADEIADIIIYLTLLAHELNIDLDKAVERKLKKNEEKYPAKVIRVEEIVKELGGEIIEPKGEVKTVEQVVKLLGIDPENIIKSLVFIVNESEPILVIVDGKSKVSLEKLRKIFGNVRMASPKEVEKITGYKIGEVPPVGVPIKTVVDRRVIEKEFVIGGGGRIDRLSKLNPKKIVEFQKAEVLDVSE from the coding sequence ATGAATTTTAAAGAAATTGAGGAAAAAGCTGTGAGATTTAGGGATGAACGCCTTTGGAAAAAGTATCATACTCCGAAAAATCTTGCAATTTCTCTAGTTGTTGAAGTTGGAGAGCTCTTAGAGCACTTCCAATGGGAAACCGACGAAGAGATACTTCAAAGCACTAAAGACCCAAAGAAGAAAGAGAAAATCGCTGATGAGATTGCCGATATAATAATATACCTCACTCTTCTCGCACATGAGCTCAATATTGACTTGGATAAAGCGGTTGAAAGAAAACTAAAAAAGAACGAAGAGAAATACCCTGCAAAAGTAATAAGGGTAGAAGAGATTGTTAAAGAGCTTGGAGGAGAGATTATAGAGCCGAAAGGAGAAGTAAAAACCGTGGAACAGGTTGTCAAACTCTTGGGTATAGATCCAGAGAACATTATCAAGTCTCTCGTTTTCATTGTAAATGAAAGCGAACCCATTTTGGTCATAGTCGATGGAAAATCGAAGGTAAGCTTGGAGAAGCTGAGAAAGATTTTTGGAAACGTCAGAATGGCAAGTCCAAAGGAAGTAGAAAAGATAACTGGCTATAAAATCGGTGAAGTTCCTCCAGTGGGAGTCCCTATAAAGACTGTGGTGGATAGGAGAGTTATTGAGAAGGAATTTGTAATCGGCGGAGGAGGAAGAATAGACAGGTTAAGCAAGTTGAATCCAAAGAAAATCGTGGAATTTCAAAAGGCTGAAGTTTTAGATGTGAGTGAATAA
- a CDS encoding HIT family protein → MDCPFCKPPEEVLLYENENIRILIDSFPANKGHLLIVPKRHIEDWRELKEEEKQAIMKGVELAIEKLSEALKPDGFNVGINLGEAAGQTVAHIHVHVIPRYKGDTNFPRGGIRKAVLDVEDENLSLKEKWVKNRLTFEEKEILKRLFTHI, encoded by the coding sequence ATGGACTGTCCATTCTGCAAGCCACCTGAAGAAGTTTTGCTCTATGAAAACGAGAATATAAGGATTCTCATAGACTCTTTTCCCGCAAATAAGGGACATCTCCTTATAGTTCCAAAAAGGCATATTGAAGACTGGCGGGAACTTAAAGAAGAAGAGAAGCAAGCCATAATGAAAGGAGTGGAGCTGGCAATTGAAAAGCTAAGTGAAGCTCTAAAGCCGGACGGCTTCAACGTTGGGATAAACCTTGGAGAAGCAGCAGGTCAAACGGTGGCTCACATTCATGTCCATGTGATACCGAGGTATAAAGGAGATACCAATTTTCCACGGGGAGGCATAAGAAAGGCAGTTTTGGACGTTGAAGATGAAAATTTAAGCCTAAAGGAAAAATGGGTCAAAAACAGGCTCACGTTTGAAGAAAAAGAAATCCTGAAGAGGTTATTCACTCACATCTAA
- a CDS encoding glycogen/starch synthase, producing the protein MKILMLGFEYLPVKVGGLAEAITSIAETLAKLNNEVWVFTPSHGHIEGKKLLEFDINVYGGKEKVTIYERVQNGVRVFALSSNLLDNKDVYGPGWEGMLGKAVQFGKASVGLLNYLIENEGKPDVLHFHDWHTVFAGALIKKYFQIPAVFTIHRLNKSKVPAHYFHEAHLGELAPYPDIDPEYVGAYIADVVTTVSKSYLWEEWGFYKNFEGKATYVYNGIACDFWNEELLENKELPREERRRKILEGLGLSDGIAFMFIGRFDRGQKGVDTLLRAIELIAQSYPSEFSKMRFLIIGKGDPELESWAHSLGAKYPENVKVLTQMLKREFTRELYGSVDFVIVPSYFEPFGLVQMEAMCLGAIPIGSAVGGIKDTIISLDEDEENATGLLVPPRDPNALAQAILRMAKLREESPQIIEKMRQNGKKRTNVFTWENACRRYMRAYKNDIDKAVEFLK; encoded by the coding sequence GTGAAAATACTAATGCTTGGATTTGAGTACTTGCCAGTAAAAGTTGGGGGGCTTGCGGAAGCTATCACGAGCATTGCAGAAACTTTAGCAAAGCTTAACAACGAAGTCTGGGTCTTTACGCCTTCTCACGGTCATATCGAGGGGAAAAAACTCCTCGAATTTGATATCAATGTCTATGGTGGCAAAGAAAAGGTAACCATATACGAAAGGGTTCAAAACGGCGTTAGAGTATTCGCTCTAAGCAGCAACTTGCTTGACAACAAAGACGTCTATGGACCCGGATGGGAGGGAATGCTTGGCAAAGCCGTGCAGTTTGGAAAGGCAAGTGTTGGTTTGCTGAACTATTTGATAGAGAATGAAGGAAAACCAGATGTATTGCATTTCCATGACTGGCATACAGTCTTTGCTGGAGCTTTAATTAAAAAGTACTTCCAGATTCCAGCAGTCTTTACAATTCACAGGCTCAACAAATCCAAGGTTCCGGCTCATTACTTCCACGAAGCCCATCTCGGTGAGTTAGCCCCTTACCCCGATATAGACCCAGAGTACGTGGGTGCTTATATAGCCGATGTAGTGACGACCGTAAGCAAAAGCTATCTCTGGGAAGAGTGGGGCTTTTACAAGAACTTTGAAGGAAAGGCCACTTATGTATACAATGGGATAGCATGCGACTTCTGGAACGAGGAATTACTGGAAAACAAAGAGCTGCCGAGAGAAGAGAGGAGAAGAAAGATCCTTGAGGGCTTAGGACTGAGCGATGGAATTGCCTTCATGTTCATTGGTAGATTCGACAGAGGACAGAAGGGTGTTGACACACTTTTAAGAGCCATTGAACTTATTGCTCAAAGTTATCCTTCTGAGTTTTCGAAAATGCGCTTCCTAATCATTGGGAAAGGAGATCCCGAGCTTGAAAGCTGGGCTCATTCATTAGGAGCAAAATATCCAGAAAACGTTAAAGTACTTACTCAAATGCTGAAAAGAGAGTTCACAAGGGAGCTCTACGGCAGTGTTGATTTTGTTATAGTGCCTTCCTACTTTGAGCCCTTTGGCTTAGTTCAGATGGAGGCCATGTGCCTAGGAGCAATTCCCATTGGATCAGCTGTTGGTGGAATAAAGGACACTATAATAAGCTTGGATGAAGACGAAGAAAACGCTACCGGATTACTTGTTCCTCCAAGAGATCCAAATGCCCTTGCCCAGGCAATTCTCAGGATGGCTAAGCTCAGAGAAGAGAGTCCCCAGATAATTGAAAAAATGCGCCAGAATGGAAAGAAAAGAACCAATGTCTTTACATGGGAAAATGCCTGCAGAAGGTACATGAGGGCATATAAGAATGACATAGACAAAGCAGTCGAGTTCCTGAAGTAG
- the trmBL1 gene encoding HTH-type sugar sensing transcriptional regulator TrmBL1, translated as MREEEIIKMLQKLGLTKYESLAYITLLKLGTSKATDLTKESGIPHTRIYDVLSSLHRKGFVDIMHGTPRMYKPVNPEIVFERLKEELLSDIEAVKNALLELYKSVHGEDIPEIWTIHGFENTLERAEYIIRSARREVLINTPFEFLRLLKDEIKKRKDVIFVIVSNFEEIPEWLNKENVILAKSGGAPWLMATWIIGDVDYALFFGALPKDRRREKFYSFWGKSPKLIQNYMHWFYTMYFDNSEVIKPVEYEKLKKPFEIANIRTLITILKQAGLPRKIEVIGHFVDTREEATIKGQVVEYEYTSLTANITIRDEKGKEWKVGGLGSYFEDVEGEKFILLE; from the coding sequence ATGAGAGAAGAGGAGATAATTAAAATGCTTCAAAAGCTCGGTTTAACAAAATACGAAAGCTTGGCATATATAACTCTTCTAAAACTTGGAACCAGCAAAGCTACAGACCTTACAAAGGAAAGCGGAATCCCTCACACGAGGATATACGACGTGTTGAGCTCTCTTCATAGAAAGGGATTCGTGGACATCATGCACGGAACCCCGAGGATGTACAAGCCCGTGAATCCGGAAATAGTTTTCGAAAGACTCAAAGAAGAGCTTCTAAGCGATATAGAAGCCGTAAAAAATGCCCTCCTTGAACTCTATAAATCCGTACATGGAGAGGACATACCAGAGATATGGACAATCCATGGGTTCGAAAACACTTTGGAGAGGGCGGAGTACATAATAAGAAGCGCAAGAAGGGAAGTATTGATAAACACCCCTTTTGAGTTTTTACGATTGCTCAAAGATGAAATTAAAAAGAGAAAGGATGTCATATTTGTAATTGTAAGCAACTTTGAAGAAATTCCTGAGTGGCTTAACAAGGAGAACGTGATTTTAGCTAAAAGTGGGGGGGCTCCGTGGCTAATGGCAACCTGGATTATAGGAGATGTAGACTACGCGCTCTTTTTTGGAGCCCTCCCAAAGGATAGGAGAAGAGAAAAATTCTATTCCTTCTGGGGCAAATCTCCAAAGTTAATCCAGAACTATATGCACTGGTTCTACACAATGTACTTTGACAACAGTGAAGTCATAAAGCCTGTTGAATATGAAAAACTCAAGAAGCCCTTTGAAATTGCTAATATAAGAACACTCATAACGATTCTCAAACAAGCAGGGCTACCAAGAAAGATAGAAGTCATAGGACATTTTGTTGATACCAGAGAGGAAGCAACGATAAAAGGGCAGGTTGTTGAATATGAGTACACATCTCTCACGGCCAATATAACTATCAGAGATGAAAAAGGAAAAGAGTGGAAAGTTGGAGGACTAGGAAGCTACTTTGAAGACGTTGAAGGAGAGAAGTTCATTTTGTTAGAATAA
- a CDS encoding alpha amylase N-terminal ig-like domain-containing protein, producing MYKIFGFKDNDYLGKVGITEFSIPKRGSYAYLLGNFNAFNEGSFRMKEKGDRWYIKVELPEGVWYYAFSVDGNLTLDFENNEKTVYRRLSYKFEKTVNVAKIFSGEKFYHYPSLVYAYSLGDSTYIRFRAMKGVAKRVFLISDQKYEMRKKAQDELFEYFEAVLPRKEGLEYYFEIHEADEIIDYGDFKVDFNEQKERFKPPAWIFERVFYQIMPDRFANGNPENDSHNCIEFKTTTHHGGDLEGIIEKLNYIEELGVNALYLTPIFESMTYHGYDIVDYYHVARKFGGDEAFEKLVQKLKKRDIKLILDGVFHHTSFFHPYFQDVVKNGKNSKYKDFYRIISFPVVPEEFFEILNSKLPWDEKYRRLKSLKWNYESFYSVWLMPRLNHDSKGVREFIRNIVEYWIKKGADGWRLDVAHGVPPEVWEEIKEKLPNNVYLVGEVMDDARLWIFNKFHGTMNYPLYEAILRFFVTREINAEQFLNWLELLSFYYGPAEYVMYNFLDNHDVDRMLSLLGDKRKYLCALVFLFTYKGVPSIYYGDEIGMRNIEAPFMERSRVPMEWNKEKWDWEVLSLMKKLIQLRKGSKALQVGAFKPIEFREGLLLYERIHGEERLLIGINYSENTVPIKKPPDELLLGDLEDSVLKPFSFFVGRLS from the coding sequence ATGTATAAAATTTTCGGATTTAAAGACAATGACTACCTTGGAAAGGTTGGAATCACAGAGTTCTCCATACCCAAACGCGGATCCTATGCTTACCTTTTAGGAAATTTCAATGCATTTAATGAAGGAAGCTTTAGAATGAAAGAAAAGGGAGATAGATGGTATATAAAGGTAGAGCTTCCTGAGGGAGTTTGGTATTATGCATTTTCGGTTGATGGGAATTTAACATTAGATTTTGAAAATAATGAAAAAACTGTGTATAGAAGGCTTTCATATAAATTTGAAAAAACTGTTAATGTTGCTAAAATCTTCTCGGGAGAGAAATTTTACCATTATCCCTCTTTGGTCTATGCTTATTCTTTGGGAGACTCAACATACATTCGCTTTAGAGCCATGAAGGGAGTGGCTAAAAGAGTGTTTTTAATTTCAGACCAAAAATATGAAATGAGAAAAAAAGCACAAGATGAACTCTTTGAGTATTTTGAAGCAGTTCTACCCAGAAAAGAAGGACTTGAGTATTATTTTGAGATTCATGAAGCAGATGAAATTATTGATTATGGAGACTTTAAGGTAGATTTTAACGAGCAGAAGGAAAGGTTTAAGCCACCTGCATGGATCTTTGAGAGAGTCTTTTATCAAATAATGCCCGATCGCTTTGCTAATGGGAATCCAGAGAATGACTCGCATAATTGTATAGAGTTTAAAACTACCACTCACCACGGCGGTGATCTTGAGGGCATTATAGAGAAACTTAACTACATTGAGGAACTCGGTGTTAATGCACTTTACCTAACCCCGATCTTCGAGTCAATGACATATCACGGGTATGACATAGTGGACTACTATCATGTTGCTCGGAAATTCGGGGGAGATGAAGCTTTTGAAAAATTAGTGCAAAAGCTGAAGAAACGGGATATAAAGCTTATTTTAGATGGAGTTTTTCATCATACTAGCTTTTTTCATCCCTACTTTCAAGATGTAGTGAAAAATGGGAAAAACAGTAAGTACAAAGATTTTTATCGTATAATCAGTTTTCCAGTTGTTCCAGAGGAGTTTTTCGAGATTTTAAACTCGAAACTCCCATGGGATGAAAAATATAGGCGGCTTAAATCCCTTAAATGGAACTACGAGAGCTTTTATTCTGTATGGCTAATGCCTCGTTTAAACCACGACAGCAAAGGAGTAAGAGAATTCATTAGGAATATAGTGGAGTACTGGATCAAGAAAGGCGCCGATGGCTGGAGGTTGGATGTTGCTCATGGAGTTCCACCTGAAGTATGGGAAGAAATTAAAGAAAAGTTGCCCAATAATGTGTATCTAGTTGGAGAAGTGATGGACGATGCTAGGTTGTGGATATTCAACAAGTTCCATGGAACCATGAACTATCCATTGTATGAGGCAATTTTGAGATTTTTTGTGACAAGGGAAATAAACGCAGAGCAGTTCTTGAACTGGCTTGAGCTTTTAAGCTTTTACTACGGCCCTGCCGAGTACGTGATGTACAATTTCTTAGATAACCATGATGTGGATAGAATGCTTAGCCTGCTCGGAGACAAGAGAAAATATCTCTGCGCCTTGGTTTTTCTTTTCACGTACAAGGGGGTTCCGTCTATTTACTATGGTGATGAAATTGGGATGAGAAATATAGAGGCCCCCTTTATGGAGCGTTCAAGGGTACCTATGGAATGGAACAAGGAAAAATGGGACTGGGAAGTATTATCCCTCATGAAAAAGCTTATACAGTTGAGAAAGGGCAGTAAGGCACTACAGGTTGGGGCATTTAAACCTATAGAATTTCGGGAAGGGCTGTTACTTTATGAACGAATACATGGAGAAGAGAGGCTTTTAATCGGAATAAACTATTCAGAAAACACTGTTCCTATTAAAAAACCGCCTGATGAACTGTTATTGGGAGACTTAGAGGACTCTGTCCTAAAACCATTTTCATTTTTTGTTGGTCGTCTCTCTTGA
- a CDS encoding extracellular solute-binding protein translates to MKKALFALLLIGVLAIGVVASGCIGGGGTTSSPTQTTQTTTTSSPTQTTTSSPTQTTTTTTEEKKVTIVIWHAIGPNELKAFEDLIAEFEIEYPNIDIQLEQKADLETSLKAAIPAGQGPDLFMWAHDWIGKFAEAGLLEPIDEYITPEILNKFSPMAQNAIEYGGHYYAMPYAAETVALIYNKDMVPNPPKTFDEMKAIMEKYYNEAEGTYGLATPMDPYFLSGWVHAFGGYYFDDKTKTPGLDKPETLQGFKFFFEQIFPYVAKTQDYNAQVSLFHDGKAPMMINGPWSIPDVRNAGINFGIVPLPPIDDKHRPHPYGGVRLIYVAKLSDPSKKDAIWTFLKWFTTNPDVIKTLSLQNGYIPVLTEVLNDPEIQNDPVLYGFGQAVQYAIPMPKSPEMGAVWGPVGTAITDIIAGKKTIEQALQDAQKEILDALSGG, encoded by the coding sequence ATGAAGAAGGCACTATTTGCTTTATTGTTGATTGGAGTGCTGGCAATCGGGGTTGTTGCAAGTGGGTGTATTGGTGGTGGGGGGACTACTTCAAGCCCCACACAAACAACACAAACCACAACCACAAGTTCCCCAACCCAAACAACCACAAGCTCTCCTACTCAGACAACAACCACAACAACAGAAGAGAAGAAAGTAACAATCGTTATATGGCATGCAATTGGTCCGAATGAGCTCAAGGCCTTTGAAGATTTGATTGCCGAGTTTGAGATTGAGTATCCAAACATCGATATTCAACTTGAACAAAAGGCTGATTTGGAGACTTCCCTCAAGGCTGCAATTCCCGCTGGACAAGGGCCCGACCTTTTCATGTGGGCTCATGATTGGATTGGAAAGTTTGCTGAGGCAGGTCTTCTTGAGCCGATTGACGAGTACATAACCCCCGAAATTCTAAACAAGTTCAGTCCAATGGCTCAAAATGCTATTGAGTACGGTGGGCATTATTATGCGATGCCTTATGCTGCTGAGACTGTAGCTTTAATTTACAACAAGGACATGGTTCCAAACCCACCAAAGACCTTTGACGAAATGAAGGCAATTATGGAAAAGTACTACAATGAAGCTGAAGGTACTTACGGTCTCGCAACTCCAATGGACCCATACTTCCTTTCAGGGTGGGTTCATGCCTTCGGTGGCTACTACTTTGACGACAAGACAAAGACGCCTGGCCTTGATAAGCCTGAAACACTTCAAGGCTTCAAGTTCTTCTTTGAGCAAATATTCCCCTATGTTGCCAAGACCCAAGACTACAACGCCCAGGTTAGCCTCTTCCACGATGGAAAGGCTCCAATGATGATTAACGGTCCATGGAGCATTCCAGACGTTAGAAACGCTGGAATCAACTTTGGCATAGTTCCACTTCCACCTATTGATGATAAGCACAGGCCTCACCCATACGGTGGTGTTAGGCTTATTTACGTTGCAAAGCTCAGCGACCCAAGCAAGAAAGATGCCATATGGACGTTCCTCAAGTGGTTCACAACAAACCCAGACGTTATAAAGACTCTCTCCCTCCAAAACGGTTACATCCCAGTACTTACCGAAGTCCTTAACGACCCAGAGATTCAAAATGACCCAGTTCTTTACGGCTTTGGTCAAGCAGTCCAATACGCAATTCCAATGCCAAAGAGCCCAGAGATGGGTGCCGTTTGGGGTCCGGTTGGAACTGCAATCACGGACATAATCGCTGGGAAGAAAACAATCGAGCAAGCACTTCAAGACGCACAGAAAGAAATACTCGATGCCCTTAGTGGTGGTTAG
- a CDS encoding carbohydrate ABC transporter permease, with protein sequence MDKKTIAALALILPGMIAFLFFNIYPILYSIYIAFTNAKLGNFPIQAPTAEPLRFVGLENFRWALSDPKFRSAFVWTWVFVATSVTLKVVIGILLSVLYNNKYVKGKFFYRALLIIPWALPLLFSVMVWRFMFDPVVGPINIILRNLGISNPPDWMTSVTWGFVALNIIEVWLAYPFMMTVITSALQSVPDTLIEAAIIDGASYWQRLTKVIIPIVSKPIAFATILTSAASFQYFLVPFIYNAGLFEDRFLLLYGYRKAFGSSVPHYGRAAAILLIATIVLAVYMFVNMRITRLQEGVKG encoded by the coding sequence ATGGACAAAAAAACAATTGCCGCTCTCGCTTTAATATTGCCCGGCATGATAGCGTTCTTGTTTTTTAACATCTATCCAATCTTGTACTCTATTTATATTGCGTTCACAAATGCCAAACTAGGTAATTTCCCAATACAGGCTCCTACTGCCGAACCGTTAAGGTTTGTCGGGTTGGAAAACTTTAGATGGGCGTTAAGTGATCCAAAGTTTAGATCTGCTTTTGTGTGGACTTGGGTTTTTGTGGCAACTAGTGTGACTTTAAAAGTCGTTATTGGGATTCTTTTGAGTGTTCTGTATAATAACAAATACGTAAAGGGCAAGTTTTTCTATAGAGCCCTTTTGATAATTCCGTGGGCACTGCCTCTGCTTTTTTCCGTGATGGTATGGCGCTTTATGTTTGATCCTGTTGTTGGTCCGATTAATATAATATTAAGGAATCTAGGAATATCAAACCCGCCAGACTGGATGACGAGTGTAACTTGGGGTTTTGTTGCTTTAAACATAATTGAAGTGTGGCTTGCCTATCCTTTTATGATGACGGTAATAACTTCAGCTCTCCAAAGTGTTCCGGACACACTCATTGAAGCAGCGATTATTGATGGAGCAAGCTATTGGCAGAGATTGACAAAGGTGATTATTCCAATTGTCAGTAAGCCAATTGCTTTTGCCACAATTCTAACTTCCGCGGCAAGCTTTCAGTACTTCCTTGTCCCCTTCATTTACAACGCAGGTCTTTTTGAAGACAGATTTCTGCTCCTTTATGGATATAGAAAAGCTTTCGGCAGTTCGGTTCCTCACTACGGAAGGGCAGCGGCTATTTTGCTCATAGCAACAATAGTCCTCGCAGTTTACATGTTCGTCAACATGAGAATAACAAGACTGCAGGAGGGAGTTAAGGGATGA
- a CDS encoding ABC transporter permease subunit has product MKLKIELPKRKDELLKSFALTLLALFVLAILLFPVYYMAMLSVKPSGALATTEIDLIPDKVTFSNYRDLLFGHTEGLIKTTNFEINAKKGTIKDSLNRYEIELHEARIVGSYSSRFTLIDTEILERKGGEERQEPDGTQIIVRGESIKLNANQIESTGGVKNLKVSAQKVIITVSSPNEVPLDLSKFTKIDENTYEAQNVEMEIKDGGIITAEEATFTATNFAFIRLAKVGGEVPDYMKRSLLIASLTVILTLLFVIPSAYAFSRLKFFGREHVLYFYLMFTQVAGGLGIAGLVALYGMLVKLHLTNNIFVLPVIYAAGGVPFNTWLLKSYLDSIPPDFDEAALVDGAGYLQIIRHVLIPMALPGLATVAIFAFIGGWTELILANLLLNQENYPLTVWLYTMLANLRSISWNQFAAAALIFALPVFIMFLLAQNYVRSGLTLGGLKE; this is encoded by the coding sequence ATGAAACTTAAAATTGAACTGCCCAAGCGAAAAGATGAGTTATTAAAGTCATTTGCGCTTACTCTATTGGCTCTTTTTGTTTTGGCAATTCTGCTCTTCCCAGTGTACTACATGGCAATGCTCTCTGTTAAACCCTCAGGAGCCCTTGCTACTACTGAAATTGATCTAATTCCAGATAAAGTGACTTTCTCCAATTACCGCGATCTACTTTTTGGTCATACAGAAGGGCTGATAAAAACAACAAACTTTGAAATAAATGCTAAAAAAGGAACTATAAAGGATTCCCTAAACAGATATGAGATAGAACTTCATGAAGCTAGGATTGTAGGAAGTTATTCGAGTAGGTTCACCTTGATAGATACAGAAATACTCGAAAGAAAAGGTGGAGAGGAGAGACAAGAACCCGATGGGACTCAAATTATTGTCAGAGGTGAATCGATAAAACTAAATGCCAATCAGATTGAAAGTACCGGCGGTGTTAAAAACCTTAAAGTATCTGCACAAAAGGTGATAATAACTGTCAGTTCTCCCAATGAAGTGCCTTTAGATCTCTCAAAGTTCACCAAAATTGATGAAAACACCTATGAAGCCCAGAACGTGGAAATGGAGATAAAAGACGGGGGAATAATAACAGCTGAGGAGGCAACATTCACCGCGACTAACTTTGCATTTATTCGCTTAGCAAAAGTAGGTGGAGAAGTCCCAGATTACATGAAGAGAAGTCTACTAATAGCCAGTCTCACCGTTATCTTGACGCTCTTATTTGTGATACCCTCTGCATATGCATTTTCAAGACTTAAGTTCTTTGGGAGAGAGCACGTCCTATATTTTTACTTGATGTTCACTCAGGTCGCAGGAGGACTAGGGATAGCAGGATTGGTTGCACTGTACGGTATGTTAGTGAAGCTCCACTTGACCAATAACATCTTTGTTTTGCCAGTAATCTACGCCGCTGGTGGAGTGCCGTTTAACACATGGCTCTTAAAGTCCTACTTGGATTCAATTCCTCCGGATTTTGACGAAGCAGCATTGGTTGATGGTGCGGGATACCTGCAGATTATAAGACACGTGCTTATTCCAATGGCTCTCCCCGGATTGGCAACAGTGGCGATATTCGCATTCATTGGAGGTTGGACAGAGCTTATACTCGCTAACTTGCTCCTTAACCAAGAGAACTATCCTCTAACTGTATGGTTATACACAATGCTAGCGAATTTGAGGTCTATCTCATGGAACCAATTTGCCGCGGCTGCGTTGATATTTGCGTTACCCGTGTTTATAATGTTCCTCTTGGCCCAAAACTATGTGAGAAGTGGGCTTACTCTTGGAGGATTAAAGGAATGA